Proteins co-encoded in one Pithys albifrons albifrons isolate INPA30051 chromosome 14, PitAlb_v1, whole genome shotgun sequence genomic window:
- the LOC139678555 gene encoding PDZ domain-containing protein 11 isoform X2, producing the protein MEDRAPYDDFPVVFLPPYESPPAWIPPSERVFHPDYNNELTRFLPRTVALQKPPGAQLGFNIRGGKASQLGIFISKVIPDSDAHRAGLQEGDQVLSVNDVDFQDIEHSKAVEILKTAREITMRVRYFPYSQRLKG; encoded by the exons ATGGAGGACCGCGCGCCCTACGACGACTTCCCGGTGGTGTTTCTGCCGCCGTACGAGAGTCCCCCGGCCTGGATCCCGCCGAGCGAG CGCGTGTTCCACCCCGACTACAACAACGAGCTCACGCGGTTCCTGCCCCGCACCGTCGCCCTCCAGAAGCCGCCCGGGGCGCAG CTGGGCTTCAACATCCGGGGAGGAAAAGCCTCCCAGCTGGGGATCTTCATCTCCAAG GTGATCCCCGACTCGGACGCGCACAGGgcggggctgcaggagggggaCCAGGTGCTGTCGGTGAACGACGTGGATTTCCAGGACATCGAGCACAGCAAG GCCGTGGAGATCCTGAAGACGGCGCGGGAGATCACGATGCGCGTGCGCTACTTCCCCTACA GTCAAAGATTGAAGGGGTAA
- the LOC139678555 gene encoding PDZ domain-containing protein 11 isoform X1 produces MEDRAPYDDFPVVFLPPYESPPAWIPPSERVFHPDYNNELTRFLPRTVALQKPPGAQLGFNIRGGKASQLGIFISKVIPDSDAHRAGLQEGDQVLSVNDVDFQDIEHSKAVEILKTAREITMRVRYFPYNYQRQKERTVH; encoded by the exons ATGGAGGACCGCGCGCCCTACGACGACTTCCCGGTGGTGTTTCTGCCGCCGTACGAGAGTCCCCCGGCCTGGATCCCGCCGAGCGAG CGCGTGTTCCACCCCGACTACAACAACGAGCTCACGCGGTTCCTGCCCCGCACCGTCGCCCTCCAGAAGCCGCCCGGGGCGCAG CTGGGCTTCAACATCCGGGGAGGAAAAGCCTCCCAGCTGGGGATCTTCATCTCCAAG GTGATCCCCGACTCGGACGCGCACAGGgcggggctgcaggagggggaCCAGGTGCTGTCGGTGAACGACGTGGATTTCCAGGACATCGAGCACAGCAAG GCCGTGGAGATCCTGAAGACGGCGCGGGAGATCACGATGCGCGTGCGCTACTTCCCCTACA atTACCAGCGGCAGAAGGAACGCACTGTCCAttag
- the TAF9B gene encoding transcription initiation factor TFIID subunit 9B, which produces MEAAKMASPKSAPKDAQVMAQILKDMGITEYEPRVINQMLEFAYRYVTTILEDAKIYSSHAKKSSVDADDVRLAIQCRTDQSFTSPPPRDFLLDIARQKNQTPLPLIKPYSGPRLPPDRYCLTAPNYRLKALQKKVSSTAGRITVPRLSVGTVSSRPSTPTLGTPSAQAVSVSAKVGAPVSLAGQRFTVQIPPSQPAGKSATPTTPTVQNVLINPSLIGPKNILITTNMVSQGTASDPNPLKRKHEDEDDYDTL; this is translated from the exons GTGATGGCGCAGATCCTCAAGGACATGGGAATCACCGAGTACGAGCCGCGTGTCATCAACCAGATGCTGGAGTTCGCCTACA ggtACGTGACCACCATCCTGGAGGACGCCAAGATCTACTCGAGCCACGCCAAGAAGTCGAGTGTGGACGCGGACGACGTGCGGTTGGCCATCCAGTGCCGCACGGACCAGTCCTTCACATCGCCCCCGCCGCGGGAC TTCCTGCTCGACATCGCCCGCCAGAAGAACCAGACGCCGCTGCCGCTGATCAAGCCGTACTCGGGGCCGCGGCTGCCGCCGGACAGGTACTGCCTGACCGCCCCCAACTACCGGCTCAAGGCCCTGCAGAAGAAG GTCTCCTCCACAGCAGGCAGGATCACAGTCCCCCGCCTGAGCGTGGGCACCGTCAGCAGCAGGCCCAGCACACCCACCTTGG GTACCCCCTCGGCCCAGGCCGTGTCTGTGTCAGCCAAGGTGGGGGCTCCGGTGTCTCTGGCCGGGCAGCGCTTCACGGTGCAGATCCCGCCCTCCCAGCCCGCCGGCAAGTCAG CCACCCCGACCACCCCCACAGTGCAGAACGTGCTGATCAACCCGTCCCTCATCGGCCCCAAGAACATCCTCATCACCACCAACATGGtgtcccagggcactgccagcgACCCCAACCCCCTCAAGAGGAAGCACGAGGACGAGGATGACTATGACACCTTGTGA